The following are encoded in a window of Telmatobacter sp. DSM 110680 genomic DNA:
- a CDS encoding DinB family protein: MKMLIKTLALAVAIGCAVPHASCQATPAPTPVPNPKPPLSPSQSLLESWNDIGRKLTAMAEDFPEDKYDFKPNKDERSFAEQLLHAANANYFFIDPVKGVTAPQGDPKRSDFKSKAAIVEFVRKSFGEGAALIKSKGDNGMSDLFLDPFANQKSRFSDGAWGLIEHSGEHYGQLVVYYRTAGLVPPESRPKK, encoded by the coding sequence ATGAAGATGCTCATCAAAACACTTGCTCTCGCCGTCGCCATCGGATGTGCTGTGCCTCATGCCTCGTGTCAGGCCACGCCTGCGCCGACGCCTGTTCCCAATCCCAAGCCGCCGCTCAGCCCTTCGCAGTCGCTGCTTGAATCGTGGAACGACATTGGGCGGAAGCTGACGGCGATGGCCGAGGATTTTCCCGAAGACAAATACGACTTCAAACCGAACAAGGATGAACGGTCGTTTGCCGAGCAACTTCTGCACGCTGCGAATGCGAATTATTTTTTTATCGATCCGGTGAAGGGCGTGACCGCGCCTCAGGGCGATCCCAAGCGCTCAGACTTCAAGTCGAAGGCAGCGATTGTGGAGTTTGTTCGGAAATCTTTCGGTGAGGGCGCGGCGTTGATCAAAAGCAAGGGCGATAACGGGATGAGTGATCTGTTTCTGGACCCGTTTGCGAATCAGAAAAGCCGCTTTTCGGATGGCGCATGGGGCCTGATCGAGCATTCCGGCGAGCATTACGGCCAACTGGTGGTGTACTACCGCACGGCGGGGCTGGTGCCACCGGAGTCCAGGCCGAAGAAGTGA